TTGCAATTATTTTCATGTTGTTTAAATGGTTGTTCGATAAATTAAATGAAATGAATCATATTCTTTATTTAATAAAAACACAAAAATTTGAAGAAATACCTAAAAAAACACCTCCGAAAGATGAATTAGATGTTTATAAAAACAATATTATTGATGTTGCAAACGATATTAAAACTTATATATCACTTCTTACACAAAAAGTTGAAAAATATTCCGATAAAGCTTATAAAGACGGCCTCACTGAAATATTCAATAGAAGATTTTTAGAAGAAAAAGCAAAAGAACTATTTTTAAAATACAAACTTTCTAACACACAGGTTGGTATTATTATGCTTGATATCGACGACTTTAAAAAAATTAATGATACATACGGTCATGATACCGGTGACCTTGTTTTAATTTCTTTAGTAAGCACTATAAAACAGATAATAAGAAAAAATGATATCTTTATTAGATACGGTGGTGAAGAATTTGTAATTATTCTCCCAAATTCAAATATTGAAAACACATATAAAATTGCAGAGAAAATTCGCAAAGAAGTAGAAAAAATAAAAATCCATATTGGCGACAAACATTTTTCTTTTACAATAAGTATTGGTATAAGTGAAATACATAAAGACGATTCATCAATATATGAGGCAATTAAAAGAGCGGATATTAATTTATATAAAGCAAAAAGAAATGGCAAAAATAGAGTAGAGTTATGAAAAATTATTTAACAAAGATTGCTATAATTTCTTAAAAAAAGAAAGTAGTTTATGAAACAATTAATAAACCAGGCACTAAAAACTGCACTTTTAATTATCAAACTCGTAATACCGTTTTATCTTTTGGCCGATATTCTGATTTATCTTGGAATACTGCAGAAGATTTCATTTATTTTTGAGCCGATTACGTCAATTATGGGTCTTAGTCCCGAAGTGTCCCTATCAATTGCAGCAGGTGTGCTTTTTAACCTTTATGCGGCTATAGCGTTTGCCGCCCCTTTAGGGCTTACTCCGTACGAATGGACTATATTGGGTCTGTTTTTGGGAATTGCACATGCCCTTCCCGTGGAAAACACGATAATGAAAAAACTTTCAATGCCGCACTGGTATTCCACATTGCTTAGGATTGGTGTCGGAATCATCGCGGTAATTATTTTAAGAACTCTTCCGATTCACATTGAAGGCAAAACGCTTCAAAAAGAGATGACACTGCCTCATTACGATTCGTTTTGGGACATGATCACCACGTCATTATACAATGCATCTGTCTTAGCAATTAAAATAATTATACTGATTACGATTATTATTTTTATAATGCATTTTATCAGAACAAAACTGTTTAAAAACAAAAACCTGAGCGCTTCGTTTTCGATTATTACAGGAATTATTTTAGGGATTACATACGGAGCCGGGGTACTTATAGCCGAAAAGGACAAACTCACCAAAAAAGAGCTTTTATATGTTGGAACGTTTCTTATGATAGCCCACTCTTTAATCGAAGATCCGCTTTTATTCGTACTATTCGGTGCTAATTTCTGGGTTTTAGTCGGAATAAGACTCGTTTTAGCCGTTATATTTTCATACCTTGTTGTAAAATTTTACAAACTCTAAGCAAAAATTTCTAATTTTTTAGAATCGTCAAACAGTTTGTCAAAAAGCTCTTTTGCCTTTTTGACCTCATCAAGAGTCGCCTGAATCTGCTTTAAAACATCATCAAACGTTTTTACACCCTCGTTTTTAATCGCATTTGCATGATTTTCGTCTTTGGGCTTAGGAAGGTATGCTTTTAACATCTGAGCGGTGTTTGTCATAACCTTTTCATTTGCGTCTTTTTGTTCCATAAACTTTTCAAAAAGCGGTTTTATCTTTTTAAACGCTTCGGCTATTTCTTTTTTGTCCTGCTTGCTTAAACCATTCCCCTTATAATGAAACTCGTAACCGTACTCATGTTTTAGCGTAAACTCTTCCGATTCAAAACCTCCACCCTTTTTGTATGAACTTGCAGCTTCAATCGAATCATACATTTTAAGCTCTAACAGATCTCCGTCACTTGTTGTAAAGGAAAAATCAAAACTTGCCGAATTTAATCCGTACCTCTCAATATTTATCATATTGTCTCCCGATTATTTTAGTTTAAATCGACAAAATCATATAATTTATAAAATTTATTTAATATACAAGTTAAACAATATATTTTTTACTTTCTTATTTTGTGTCTGTCACATTTCTAAGTTGTATATTTTATACATTTTGATTTCAAATCCCGAAAAAAGCTTTTCGGGAAATATTATTCTTCCTCCTCTACTTCTATAGCCTGATATGTATAAATTGTCGGATGATACATCAGACAGTCCCCCGGAAGTCCCGCTTTCATACACAAATGCGCAAAAAACAGCTCAAAAACCGGCAGCTCTTCCCATACACTCGGAAGAAATGTAGCCTGATGATTCGCAAGCTGTAAAATTACCCCGTCAACCCCCGGGCGTATTTTTTTCATCAGATCTTCTTTATCCTCATATTCAAGTTTTTCAGGGATTGTAAGCACGCTTACTTCTATTTTAACCCTTTCAAACTCTTCCGGAGTCAGCGGAGGAAATCTCGGATCTTCAAAAGCCGCCGCTTTAGCATTTGCTACAACATCGTCAATTAAAGGCCGATAAGGAAGGATTGAACCAATGCAACCCCTGAGATTACTCCCTCTTGGTTTGTCTTTCATTTTAAGCGTAACAAAGCATGCTCTCTTTTCTGCCAAAAAAGGATATTTTTTTATCCATTCTTCTTTATCAATAAGTTTTTTTCCTTCGAATTCTTCTAAAATTGACATTCTCGCAAGTTTCAACAGTACTCTTAAATCTTCCATTTTCCCCTCCTTAT
This genomic interval from Nautilia profundicola AmH contains the following:
- the amrA gene encoding AmmeMemoRadiSam system protein A — protein: MEDLRVLLKLARMSILEEFEGKKLIDKEEWIKKYPFLAEKRACFVTLKMKDKPRGSNLRGCIGSILPYRPLIDDVVANAKAAAFEDPRFPPLTPEEFERVKIEVSVLTIPEKLEYEDKEDLMKKIRPGVDGVILQLANHQATFLPSVWEELPVFELFFAHLCMKAGLPGDCLMYHPTIYTYQAIEVEEEE
- a CDS encoding nucleoside recognition protein, translating into MKQLINQALKTALLIIKLVIPFYLLADILIYLGILQKISFIFEPITSIMGLSPEVSLSIAAGVLFNLYAAIAFAAPLGLTPYEWTILGLFLGIAHALPVENTIMKKLSMPHWYSTLLRIGVGIIAVIILRTLPIHIEGKTLQKEMTLPHYDSFWDMITTSLYNASVLAIKIIILITIIIFIMHFIRTKLFKNKNLSASFSIITGIILGITYGAGVLIAEKDKLTKKELLYVGTFLMIAHSLIEDPLLFVLFGANFWVLVGIRLVLAVIFSYLVVKFYKL